From a region of the Azospirillum formosense genome:
- a CDS encoding ABC transporter substrate-binding protein — protein MIARLLAGAALAALAVGSAQAQQGKVSGDVVKIGVLNDRSGLYADLGGEGSVVAVRMAVEEAGGKVLGKPIEVIAADHQNKPDIGSNLSREWIDRDGVDVIVDVPNSGVALAVQEVTREKKTIFLMQGPATSRLTGDACSPTGFHWAYDTRALAVGTGQAIVKEGGKSWFFLTADYAFGHQLETDTAAQVKKAGGTVVGAVRAPLNTADFSSFLLQAQSSGAQVIGLANAGGDTITSIKQASEFGLTQSGQQKLAGLLIFLSDVHALGLQVAQDLVLTTGFYWDMDDEKRAWSEKYKAKTGKMPTMVQAGSYSSVKHYLKAVEAAGTDDGPTVAAKMKEMPVNDMFAKNGKILPNGRMVHDMYLARVKKPSESKGPWDYYEIIRTIPGDEAFATMAESGCKLPG, from the coding sequence ATGATTGCACGTCTGCTTGCCGGAGCGGCGCTTGCCGCGCTGGCCGTCGGTTCCGCGCAGGCCCAGCAGGGCAAAGTCTCCGGCGACGTCGTGAAGATCGGCGTCCTCAACGACCGCTCCGGCCTCTACGCCGATCTGGGTGGCGAGGGTTCGGTGGTCGCTGTCCGCATGGCGGTGGAGGAGGCGGGCGGCAAGGTTCTCGGCAAGCCCATCGAAGTGATCGCGGCCGACCACCAGAACAAGCCGGACATCGGCTCCAACCTCTCCCGCGAATGGATCGACCGCGACGGGGTGGACGTCATCGTCGACGTGCCGAACTCCGGCGTCGCCCTGGCGGTGCAGGAGGTGACGCGCGAGAAGAAGACGATCTTCCTGATGCAGGGGCCGGCGACCTCGCGCCTGACCGGCGACGCCTGCTCGCCCACCGGCTTCCATTGGGCCTACGACACCCGCGCGCTGGCCGTCGGCACCGGGCAGGCCATCGTGAAGGAGGGCGGCAAGAGCTGGTTCTTCCTGACCGCCGACTATGCCTTCGGCCACCAGCTCGAAACCGACACGGCGGCGCAGGTGAAGAAGGCCGGCGGCACGGTCGTCGGCGCGGTGCGGGCGCCGCTGAACACGGCGGACTTCTCCTCCTTCCTGCTGCAGGCGCAGTCGTCGGGCGCGCAGGTCATCGGCCTCGCCAACGCCGGCGGCGACACCATCACCTCGATCAAGCAGGCGTCGGAATTCGGCCTGACGCAGAGCGGGCAGCAGAAACTGGCCGGGCTGCTGATCTTCCTGTCGGACGTGCACGCGCTGGGGCTCCAGGTCGCCCAGGACCTCGTCCTGACCACCGGCTTCTATTGGGACATGGACGACGAGAAGCGCGCCTGGTCGGAGAAGTACAAGGCGAAGACCGGCAAGATGCCGACCATGGTGCAGGCCGGCAGCTATTCCTCGGTCAAGCACTACCTGAAGGCCGTCGAGGCGGCGGGAACCGACGACGGGCCGACGGTCGCCGCCAAGATGAAGGAGATGCCGGTCAACGACATGTTCGCCAAGAACGGCAAGATCCTGCCGAACGGGCGCATGGTGCACGACATGTATCTGGCCCGCGTGAAGAAGCCCAGCGAGTCCAAGGGGCCGTGGGATTATTACGAGATCATCCGCACCATCCCCGGCGACGAGGCCTTCGCCACCATGGCGGAAAGCGGCTGCAAGCTGCCGGGCTGA
- a CDS encoding ABC transporter ATP-binding protein produces MPDGAAVRTAMLEVSDLQAFYGESHVLHGVNLEVRQGEVVTLLGRNGAGKTTTMRSIMGIVGRRTGSIRFQGQELIGMAPHRIPRLGIGYVPEERGIFASLSVDENLTLPPVVKDGGMTVQQIYELFPNLQGRGSTQGTRLSGGEQQMLAIARILRTGATMILLDEPTEGLAPVIIEQIGVAVRKLKQRGFTILLVEQNFRFAATIADRHYMMEEGHVVDMIPNNQLAANMEKLHTYLGV; encoded by the coding sequence ATGCCTGACGGCGCTGCGGTGAGGACCGCGATGCTGGAGGTCTCCGATCTCCAGGCCTTCTACGGCGAGAGCCACGTCCTGCATGGGGTGAACCTGGAGGTCCGCCAGGGCGAGGTCGTGACCCTGCTGGGCCGCAACGGCGCCGGCAAGACGACCACCATGCGTTCCATCATGGGAATCGTCGGCAGGCGCACGGGCTCCATCCGCTTCCAGGGGCAGGAACTGATCGGCATGGCGCCGCACAGGATCCCGCGCCTGGGCATCGGCTATGTGCCGGAGGAGCGCGGGATCTTCGCCTCGCTCAGCGTCGATGAGAATTTGACGCTGCCGCCCGTCGTCAAGGACGGCGGCATGACGGTCCAGCAGATTTACGAGCTGTTCCCCAACCTCCAGGGCCGCGGCTCGACCCAGGGCACCCGCCTGTCGGGTGGCGAGCAGCAGATGCTGGCCATCGCGCGCATCCTGCGCACCGGCGCCACCATGATCCTTCTCGACGAGCCGACGGAAGGGCTGGCCCCGGTGATCATCGAACAGATTGGCGTGGCCGTGCGCAAGCTCAAGCAGCGCGGCTTCACCATCCTGCTGGTTGAGCAGAACTTCCGCTTCGCCGCCACCATCGCCGACCGCCATTACATGATGGAGGAGGGTCATGTGGTGGACATGATCCCGAACAACCAGCTCGCCGCCAACATGGAGAAGCTGCACACGTATCTGGGTGTCTGA
- a CDS encoding ABC transporter ATP-binding protein — protein MASDVILETRGLTKEFRGFVAVRDVSLRVRRGSIHALIGPNGAGKTTVFNLLTKFLQPSNGAILFNGRDITAVKPADVARLGIIRSFQISAVFPHLSVLENVRVGLQRPLGNSFQFWTSESVLDRLNGRAMELLEDVGLSGYAHLPAAELPYGRKRALEIATTLALEPEMLLLDEPMAGMGHEDIDRIAALIKRVSANRTILMVEHNLSVVANLSDWITVLARGEVLAEGPYAEVSRHPKVREAYMGSGHA, from the coding sequence ATGGCAAGTGACGTCATTCTGGAGACGCGCGGACTGACCAAGGAATTCCGGGGCTTCGTCGCCGTCCGCGACGTCAGTCTCCGGGTAAGGCGGGGGTCCATCCATGCGCTGATCGGTCCCAACGGGGCCGGAAAAACAACCGTTTTCAATCTGCTCACCAAGTTCCTTCAGCCCAGCAACGGCGCCATCCTCTTCAACGGGCGCGACATCACCGCGGTGAAGCCGGCGGACGTGGCGCGGCTGGGCATCATCCGTTCCTTCCAGATCTCGGCGGTGTTCCCGCATCTGTCGGTTCTAGAGAATGTGCGGGTGGGCCTGCAGCGGCCGCTCGGCAATTCCTTCCAGTTTTGGACATCGGAATCGGTGCTCGACCGGCTGAACGGGCGGGCGATGGAACTGCTGGAGGATGTCGGGCTGTCCGGCTACGCCCATCTGCCGGCGGCGGAGCTTCCCTACGGCCGCAAGCGCGCGCTGGAGATCGCCACGACGCTGGCCCTGGAACCGGAGATGCTGCTGCTCGACGAGCCGATGGCCGGCATGGGGCACGAGGACATCGACCGCATCGCCGCGCTGATCAAGCGGGTCTCGGCCAACCGCACGATCCTGATGGTGGAGCACAACCTGTCCGTCGTCGCCAACCTGTCGGACTGGATCACCGTCCTGGCCCGCGGCGAGGTGCTGGCCGAAGGCCCCTACGCCGAGGTGTCGCGCCATCCGAAGGTCCGTGAAGCCTATATGGGGAGCGGTCATGCCTGA
- a CDS encoding MarR family winged helix-turn-helix transcriptional regulator gives MRKPYYESILLIERLHRHFLEVLKTELDRLGIQDINNVQSLILYNIGEDEMTVGELTARGYYLGSNVSYNVKKMVENGYLGQERSPHDRRSVRVRLSEKGLDLREKISRMFERHLTALEKAGFSDEELVKANETLRKLERFWSASLDYSGFPLTSAA, from the coding sequence GTGCGCAAACCCTATTATGAAAGCATCCTCTTGATCGAACGGCTTCACCGCCACTTTCTCGAGGTGCTGAAGACCGAGCTTGACCGGCTCGGTATCCAGGACATCAACAACGTCCAGAGCCTGATCCTCTACAACATCGGCGAAGACGAGATGACCGTCGGCGAACTGACGGCGCGCGGCTACTATCTCGGCTCCAACGTGTCCTACAACGTGAAGAAGATGGTCGAGAACGGCTATCTCGGGCAGGAGCGCTCGCCGCACGACCGCCGGTCGGTGCGCGTCCGCCTGTCGGAGAAGGGTCTCGATCTGCGCGAGAAGATCAGCCGCATGTTCGAGCGCCACCTGACGGCGCTGGAAAAGGCCGGCTTCAGCGACGAGGAACTGGTCAAGGCGAACGAGACTCTGCGCAAGCTCGAGCGCTTCTGGTCCGCGTCGCTCGACTACAGCGGCTTTCCGCTGACCTCGGCGGCCTGA
- a CDS encoding enoyl-CoA hydratase/isomerase family protein, with product MSEPAEILFERRGAIGLVTLNRPKALNALTLGMIRQFDPQLRAWIADPEVKAIVVQGAGEKAFCAGGDVVNLYETGKAAKAGQDDGASIRAFFSEEYVLNRLIHTCPKPYVALIDGISMGGGVGLSVHGSHRIVTERTMFAMPETGIGLYPDVGGTYFLPRLPGQVGIWLGLTGDRLKAADMIEVGAADAFVPSARLESLIAELADGVPADEAVAHHRGDAGEPPVAAHRAAIDRCYAHNAVEAIVAALEAEGTEWAAGQLATLKRVSPTSLTVTLEALRRGAKLDFDGCMVQELRLSLAFLARHDFYEGIRAALVDKDRNPRWSPASLTDVTAEEVAGYFAEPVGGDLRFTE from the coding sequence ATGAGCGAACCCGCCGAGATCCTGTTCGAACGCCGCGGCGCCATCGGGCTGGTGACGCTGAACCGCCCGAAAGCGCTGAACGCCCTGACGCTGGGCATGATCCGCCAATTCGATCCGCAGCTGCGCGCCTGGATCGCCGACCCGGAGGTCAAGGCCATCGTCGTGCAGGGCGCGGGGGAGAAGGCCTTCTGCGCCGGCGGCGACGTGGTGAACCTGTACGAGACGGGCAAGGCCGCCAAGGCGGGGCAGGACGACGGCGCGTCCATCCGCGCCTTCTTCAGCGAGGAGTACGTCCTCAACCGTCTGATCCACACCTGCCCGAAGCCTTATGTCGCGCTGATCGACGGCATCAGCATGGGCGGCGGTGTCGGCCTGTCGGTGCACGGCTCGCACCGAATCGTGACGGAGCGGACGATGTTCGCCATGCCGGAGACGGGGATCGGCCTCTATCCGGACGTCGGCGGCACCTATTTCCTGCCGCGCCTGCCCGGACAGGTCGGCATCTGGCTGGGCCTGACCGGAGACCGTCTTAAGGCGGCGGACATGATCGAGGTCGGCGCCGCCGACGCCTTCGTTCCCAGCGCCAGGCTGGAGTCCCTGATCGCCGAGCTGGCCGATGGCGTGCCGGCCGACGAGGCGGTCGCGCACCATCGCGGGGACGCCGGCGAACCCCCGGTCGCCGCCCACCGCGCGGCCATCGACCGCTGCTATGCCCACAACGCGGTGGAGGCCATCGTCGCCGCCCTGGAGGCCGAAGGCACGGAGTGGGCCGCCGGCCAGCTCGCCACGCTGAAGCGGGTGTCGCCGACCAGCCTGACGGTGACGCTGGAGGCGCTGCGCCGCGGCGCCAAGCTGGACTTCGACGGCTGCATGGTCCAGGAGCTTCGCCTCAGCCTCGCCTTCCTCGCCCGCCATGACTTCTACGAGGGCATCCGCGCGGCTCTGGTCGACAAGGACCGGAATCCGCGCTGGTCGCCGGCCTCTCTGACCGACGTGACGGCTGAAGAGGTGGCCGGTTACTTCGCCGAACCCGTCGGCGGGGATTTGCGCTTTACCGAATGA
- a CDS encoding diacylglycerol kinase family protein gives MMAASAAQASRQEGAGRKTAIVLNRSAGTLAGQPIDDTVAAIRSAFERHGAEVSLTAVEPSDCESEIRKAIDSDAELVIVGGGDGTIHTAVNMILPTGKILGILPLGTMNLLARDLKTPLDLDEAYEALAAGEVSSIDVAEVNGEVYLNSSVLGFYPQVVQEREEKRKRHRLLKWPAMALAMVRTFRRLPLLDVRIDWGDGPRRVRTPILVVSNNPFDGEAGSMLLRRNTLASGKLGVYVARQRDPWGLLRLMGRTVLGTWQHDEELETLTATQLTVHSRRRRLKMVNDGEILQMEPPLNYRIRHKALKILLPKAPAEGDGPADGA, from the coding sequence ATGATGGCAGCTTCAGCAGCGCAAGCGTCACGTCAGGAGGGAGCGGGCCGCAAGACGGCCATCGTCCTCAACCGGTCCGCGGGAACGCTGGCCGGACAGCCGATCGACGACACGGTGGCGGCGATCCGCAGCGCCTTCGAGCGGCACGGGGCGGAGGTGTCGCTGACCGCGGTGGAGCCGTCCGATTGCGAATCGGAAATCCGCAAGGCCATCGACTCCGACGCGGAGCTGGTCATCGTCGGCGGCGGCGACGGGACCATCCACACCGCGGTCAACATGATCCTGCCCACCGGCAAGATCCTGGGCATCCTGCCGCTCGGCACCATGAACCTGCTGGCGCGCGACCTGAAGACCCCGCTCGACCTCGACGAAGCCTACGAGGCCCTGGCCGCCGGCGAGGTGAGCAGCATCGACGTGGCGGAGGTGAACGGCGAGGTCTACCTGAACAGCTCCGTCCTCGGCTTCTACCCCCAAGTGGTCCAGGAGCGCGAGGAGAAGCGCAAGCGGCACCGCCTGCTGAAATGGCCGGCGATGGCGCTGGCCATGGTCCGTACCTTCCGTCGCCTGCCCCTGCTGGACGTGCGGATCGACTGGGGCGACGGCCCGCGCCGCGTGCGCACGCCGATCCTCGTGGTGTCCAACAACCCCTTCGACGGCGAGGCGGGCAGCATGCTCCTGCGCCGCAACACGCTGGCGTCCGGCAAGCTCGGCGTCTACGTGGCGCGGCAGCGCGACCCCTGGGGGCTGCTGCGGCTGATGGGGCGCACCGTGCTCGGAACCTGGCAGCATGATGAGGAGTTGGAAACGCTGACGGCCACGCAACTGACGGTGCACAGCCGGCGGAGGCGGCTGAAGATGGTTAACGACGGCGAAATCCTGCAGATGGAGCCGCCGCTGAACTACCGCATCCGTCACAAGGCTCTGAAGATCCTTCTGCCCAAGGCGCCGGCCGAGGGGGATGGACCGGCGGACGGCGCGTGA
- a CDS encoding metallophosphoesterase — translation MKKLAHISDLHFGRIDPLVVDGLLADLTAARPDLIVISGDLVQRAKARHFLEARAFLEKLPFPYLVVPGNHDIPVYNVVRRFLDPFGNYKRYITKDLSPFHIDSEIAVLGINTARSVIADFSEGRMNKAQIKRVREVFCEVPDTVFKVLFTHHPFLPPPDAPKTKLVGRHKLALPALESCGVDLLLAGHLHRAYSGDIMTHHTQVARSILVAQASTATSTRLRNEANAYNLITIEQPRVTFEVRSWEGAAFTGGLVSQWRKDGHRWVMEMQDSGFRPVSGAA, via the coding sequence GTGAAGAAGCTCGCCCACATCTCGGACCTGCATTTCGGGCGGATCGACCCGCTGGTGGTCGACGGCCTGCTGGCCGACCTGACGGCGGCGCGGCCCGACCTGATCGTCATCTCCGGCGACCTGGTCCAGCGCGCCAAGGCCCGCCATTTCCTGGAGGCACGGGCCTTCCTGGAGAAGCTGCCCTTCCCCTATCTGGTCGTCCCGGGAAACCACGACATCCCGGTCTACAATGTGGTCCGCCGCTTCCTCGACCCGTTCGGCAACTACAAGCGCTACATCACCAAAGACCTCAGCCCCTTCCACATCGATTCGGAAATCGCCGTGCTGGGGATCAACACGGCGCGCTCGGTCATCGCGGACTTCTCCGAGGGGCGCATGAACAAGGCCCAGATCAAGCGCGTCCGCGAGGTGTTCTGCGAGGTGCCGGACACCGTCTTCAAGGTGCTGTTCACCCACCACCCCTTCCTGCCGCCGCCCGACGCGCCGAAGACGAAGCTGGTCGGGCGGCACAAGCTGGCCCTGCCGGCGCTGGAAAGCTGCGGGGTGGACCTGCTGCTGGCCGGGCATCTGCACCGCGCCTATTCCGGCGACATCATGACCCACCACACCCAGGTGGCCCGCTCCATCCTGGTCGCCCAGGCCTCCACGGCGACCTCCACCCGGCTGCGCAACGAGGCCAACGCCTACAACCTGATCACCATCGAACAGCCTCGCGTCACCTTCGAGGTGCGGTCGTGGGAGGGGGCGGCCTTCACCGGCGGCCTCGTCTCGCAATGGCGCAAGGACGGGCACCGCTGGGTCATGGAAATGCAGGACTCGGGATTCAGACCTGTGAGCGGTGCGGCTTGA
- the hemB gene encoding porphobilinogen synthase: MSASHFRSPASFPRTRLRRNRADAWTRRLVAENRLTVDDLIWPVFVIEGQNQRVPVASMPGVERLTIDLLTEAVAAAGDLGIPCVALFPVVGAEGKSEDAAEAYRPDNLMNRAIRALKAAVPHVGILGDVALDPYTTHGHDGLMRDGYIQNDETVEVLARQALSQADAGVDIVAPSDMMDGRIGLIRDRLDSHGHELVRLCSYAAKYASAFYGPFRDAVNSGGFLKGDKKTYQMNPANTDEALHEVALDLQEGADMVMVKPGLPYLDVIRRVKDTFAVPTFAYHVSGEYAMLRAAAQNGWLDYDKALLETLTGFKRAGCDAILTYGAVDAARRLQEG; encoded by the coding sequence ATGTCCGCTTCGCATTTCCGGTCCCCGGCGTCCTTCCCGCGCACCCGGCTTCGCCGCAACCGCGCCGACGCCTGGACCCGCCGCCTCGTCGCCGAGAACCGCCTCACCGTGGACGACCTGATCTGGCCGGTCTTCGTCATCGAGGGGCAGAACCAGCGGGTGCCCGTGGCCTCCATGCCCGGCGTGGAGCGGCTGACCATCGACCTGCTGACCGAGGCGGTGGCCGCGGCCGGCGACCTTGGCATCCCCTGCGTCGCCCTGTTCCCGGTCGTCGGCGCCGAGGGCAAGTCGGAGGACGCGGCGGAAGCCTACCGCCCCGACAACCTGATGAACCGCGCCATCCGCGCGCTGAAGGCCGCGGTGCCGCACGTCGGCATCCTGGGCGACGTGGCGCTGGATCCCTACACCACTCACGGCCACGACGGGCTGATGCGCGACGGCTACATCCAGAACGACGAGACGGTCGAGGTGCTGGCCCGGCAGGCGCTGTCGCAGGCCGACGCCGGCGTGGACATCGTCGCACCGTCGGACATGATGGACGGCCGCATCGGCCTGATCCGCGACCGGCTGGACAGCCACGGCCACGAGCTGGTGCGGCTGTGCTCCTACGCCGCCAAATACGCCTCGGCCTTCTACGGCCCCTTCCGCGACGCGGTGAATTCCGGCGGTTTCCTGAAGGGCGACAAGAAGACCTACCAGATGAACCCCGCCAACACCGACGAGGCCCTGCACGAGGTCGCCCTCGACCTTCAGGAAGGGGCGGACATGGTGATGGTCAAGCCGGGCCTGCCCTATCTCGACGTCATCCGCCGGGTGAAGGACACCTTCGCGGTTCCGACCTTCGCCTACCACGTCTCCGGCGAATACGCGATGCTGCGCGCCGCCGCGCAGAACGGCTGGCTCGATTACGACAAGGCGCTGCTGGAGACCCTGACCGGCTTCAAGCGCGCCGGCTGCGACGCCATCCTGACCTACGGCGCCGTGGACGCGGCGCGTCGGCTGCAGGAGGGGTGA
- a CDS encoding methyltransferase, which yields MSRLSNRATDRDSTVAGVAAEALAERRPQGRILVAGDTDGAMEEALADGGAEVVSWHRLGLDGKPATPWPADGAFDGAVLRLPRGWAAFEMALHALAARLPLGAPLWIAGSNDEGITSAPKRFDGLAEGVETLTIKRRARLLETRRTSDSAKGNLEDWRETVALPLPGRDGALDLVSYPGLFAHGRLDTGTECLLQVLPEIAAGTAVLDFGCGAGVIARAVRERTPDARLTLLDIDAVALHAARQNVPDAECVLSDGLAGLGARERFGLIVSNPPLHRGKDEDFGMLEALVAGTKQYLKLRGSLVAVTQRTAGVGKLFKTAFGHADLLLETPQFQVWKGTPK from the coding sequence GTGAGCCGACTGTCCAACCGCGCGACCGACCGCGATTCCACCGTGGCCGGCGTCGCCGCGGAGGCCCTGGCCGAGCGCCGCCCGCAGGGCCGCATCCTGGTGGCCGGCGACACCGACGGCGCCATGGAGGAGGCCCTGGCCGACGGCGGGGCGGAGGTCGTCTCCTGGCACCGCCTGGGGCTGGACGGCAAGCCGGCCACGCCCTGGCCCGCCGACGGCGCCTTCGACGGTGCCGTGCTGCGCCTTCCGCGCGGCTGGGCCGCCTTCGAGATGGCCCTGCACGCCCTGGCCGCCCGCCTGCCCTTGGGGGCGCCGCTGTGGATCGCCGGCAGCAACGACGAGGGCATCACCTCCGCGCCGAAGCGCTTCGACGGTCTGGCGGAGGGCGTCGAGACTCTGACCATCAAGCGACGCGCCCGCCTGCTGGAAACCCGCAGGACCAGCGATTCGGCCAAGGGCAATCTGGAGGATTGGCGGGAAACCGTCGCCCTGCCGCTGCCGGGGCGTGACGGCGCGCTCGATCTGGTGTCCTATCCCGGCCTGTTCGCCCATGGCCGTCTCGACACCGGCACGGAATGCCTGCTCCAGGTCCTGCCGGAGATCGCGGCGGGCACCGCCGTCCTGGACTTCGGCTGCGGCGCCGGCGTGATCGCCCGGGCGGTGCGGGAGCGCACGCCGGACGCCCGGCTGACCCTGCTGGACATCGACGCGGTGGCGCTGCACGCCGCCCGCCAGAACGTGCCGGACGCCGAATGCGTGCTGAGCGACGGGCTGGCCGGGCTCGGCGCGCGGGAGCGCTTCGGGCTGATCGTCTCGAACCCGCCGCTCCACCGCGGCAAGGACGAGGATTTCGGGATGCTGGAAGCCCTGGTCGCCGGCACCAAGCAGTATCTGAAGCTGCGCGGCTCTCTGGTCGCGGTGACGCAGCGGACGGCGGGGGTCGGCAAGCTGTTCAAGACGGCCTTCGGCCACGCCGACCTGCTGCTGGAAACGCCGCAGTTCCAGGTGTGGAAGGGCACGCCGAAGTAA
- the smpB gene encoding SsrA-binding protein SmpB: protein MAAREPEPRRIAAQNRRARFDYFIEDTMEAGLILTGTEVKSLRGGRASINEAYAGLKNGELYLFNAYIPEYGQAGRWLQHETKRPRKLLVHRRELSKLMGAIKQKGITLIPMSVYFNDRGIAKVEVGLAAGKKKHDKRESEKERTWQRDKARLMRDRG from the coding sequence GTGGCCGCCCGCGAGCCCGAACCAAGGCGCATCGCGGCACAGAACCGCCGCGCACGCTTCGACTATTTCATCGAAGACACCATGGAGGCCGGTCTGATCCTGACCGGCACCGAGGTGAAGTCGTTGCGCGGCGGCCGTGCCAGCATCAACGAGGCGTACGCCGGCCTCAAGAACGGGGAACTGTACCTGTTCAACGCCTACATCCCGGAATACGGGCAGGCGGGCCGCTGGCTTCAGCACGAGACCAAGCGGCCGCGCAAGCTGCTGGTGCACCGCCGCGAGCTGAGCAAGCTCATGGGGGCCATCAAGCAGAAGGGGATCACGCTGATCCCCATGTCCGTCTATTTCAACGACCGCGGCATCGCCAAGGTCGAGGTGGGTCTGGCCGCCGGCAAGAAGAAGCACGACAAGCGAGAGTCCGAGAAGGAACGGACGTGGCAGCGCGACAAGGCGCGCCTGATGCGCGACCGGGGATAA
- the dapA gene encoding 4-hydroxy-tetrahydrodipicolinate synthase codes for MLYGSIVALLTPFKNGKVDEAAFQSFVEWQVAQGTHGLVPCGTTGESPTLSHEEHNRVVELCIEAAGGKVPVVAGTGSNSTEEAISLTQHAKKAGATAALVVTPYYNKPTQEGLYQHFKAIHDAADLPIVIYNIPGRSVVDMSVATMARLAKLPNIIGVKDATADLARPVRLLQEVGPDFIQLSGEDATALAFNAQGGVGCISVTANIAPAQCAAMQDAWRKGDLATAYKYRDLLTPLHDSMFVETSPAPVKYAASLLGKSSDEVRLPLVAASESTRTTVRDAMTKAGLLS; via the coding sequence ATGTTGTACGGTTCCATCGTCGCTCTTTTGACCCCGTTTAAAAACGGGAAAGTGGACGAGGCCGCCTTCCAGTCCTTCGTCGAGTGGCAGGTTGCGCAGGGCACCCACGGTCTCGTGCCGTGCGGCACCACGGGCGAGTCGCCCACCCTCTCCCACGAGGAGCACAACCGGGTCGTCGAGCTGTGCATCGAGGCCGCGGGCGGGAAGGTTCCGGTCGTCGCCGGCACCGGGTCGAACTCCACCGAGGAGGCGATCTCGCTGACCCAGCACGCCAAGAAGGCGGGCGCCACCGCGGCGCTGGTCGTCACGCCCTATTACAACAAGCCGACGCAAGAAGGTCTGTACCAGCATTTCAAAGCGATCCATGACGCGGCGGATTTGCCGATCGTTATCTACAACATTCCCGGCCGCAGTGTCGTGGATATGTCGGTGGCAACGATGGCCCGCCTCGCCAAGCTGCCGAACATCATCGGCGTGAAGGACGCCACGGCCGATCTGGCCCGCCCGGTCCGCCTGCTGCAGGAGGTCGGTCCCGACTTCATCCAGCTGTCGGGCGAGGACGCGACGGCGCTGGCCTTCAACGCGCAGGGCGGCGTCGGCTGCATCTCGGTGACGGCGAACATCGCGCCGGCCCAGTGCGCCGCGATGCAGGACGCCTGGCGGAAGGGCGATCTCGCCACCGCCTACAAGTACCGCGACCTGCTGACCCCGCTGCACGATTCCATGTTCGTGGAGACGAGCCCGGCCCCGGTGAAATACGCCGCGAGCCTGCTCGGCAAGTCCTCGGACGAGGTTCGCCTGCCGCTGGTCGCCGCGTCGGAGAGCACGCGGACCACCGTCCGCGACGCGATGACGAAGGCCGGGCTGCTGTCCTAA